A genomic segment from Lignipirellula cremea encodes:
- a CDS encoding integrase core domain-containing protein: MPATVRRQHAEALSLALPRSSCREVAAVLKRRAGTGPLPRTRRVDNGRDFTTKAMDPWAYSRQVTLDFSRPGKPTDNAFIESFDGSVRAECLNEKGVLSLALAQEMIKSWCCDGNAQRPHSALGNLAPRAKPAFFSPSLAQKRGAGKSQPLLSSMLMLKKEAFDYFGEFAERDSFHSCMPSKKMHSMLNQPPPSPRRQ, encoded by the coding sequence TTGCCGGCGACTGTACGTCGCCAGCATGCAGAGGCTCTGTCGCTGGCGCTGCCTCGCTCATCCTGCCGCGAAGTCGCGGCTGTCTTGAAGCGTCGGGCGGGAACCGGGCCGCTGCCCAGAACGAGACGCGTCGACAACGGCCGCGATTTCACGACGAAGGCGATGGACCCATGGGCGTACTCCCGTCAGGTCACCTTGGATTTCAGTCGACCGGGAAAGCCCACGGATAATGCGTTCATCGAGTCGTTCGACGGCAGCGTGCGAGCCGAATGCTTGAACGAGAAGGGGGTCTTGTCCCTCGCGCTGGCGCAGGAGATGATAAAATCGTGGTGTTGCGACGGCAACGCCCAGCGACCCCACAGCGCTCTGGGCAACCTGGCCCCCAGAGCAAAGCCCGCCTTTTTCTCCCCATCGCTGGCTCAGAAACGAGGAGCAGGTAAATCCCAGCCCCTGCTCTCATCAATGCTGATGCTGAAAAAGGAGGCATTCGACTACTTCGGCGAATTTGCGGAACGTGATTCCTTCCACAGCTGCATGCCGTCGAAAAAAATGCATTCCATGCTTAATCAGCCTCCTCCCTCGCCAAGGCGCCAATAG
- a CDS encoding ISKra4 family transposase has translation MCIESEPRRYKPRSTPRQKKGYQGASCVCQKCQNDARFVERRGRTITCLLGGIRVRRPYYHCAVCSEGLSPWDQELGLSKRCLSPAVAELSSLAGTVSSFAVSAKRMLLKMTGLRVSESSVERVTEDAGARVGKLLEDRIKFGADREWKWQRDALGRTCAYASLDAKCVRRQGPKASRVEGRMAYVASIYNPDSEYDETQKKPHQSRYLSGFYELNELGLQLRRQAGQVGWDKAEVQIALSDGGNGMEQFLRRNFPLATIIIDFWHVKEYLVELAKALFADEHERQSWMDRHAPMLKHEGGPAVLAQLKEIDPGPIAATRELYRVTVQYFENHQHKMDYPSYVKNGWQIGSGPIESACRTVVGDRLNGSGMRWGNDGADALCHLRALFLSEPDQWDAFWEKHRN, from the coding sequence TTGTGCATCGAATCGGAGCCCAGGCGATACAAGCCGCGGTCGACGCCGCGGCAAAAAAAGGGGTACCAGGGTGCTAGCTGCGTCTGCCAGAAATGCCAGAACGACGCCCGCTTCGTCGAACGGCGAGGACGTACGATCACCTGTCTATTAGGCGGCATTCGCGTGCGTCGCCCCTATTACCACTGCGCCGTTTGCAGTGAAGGATTGTCGCCTTGGGATCAGGAACTGGGGCTGTCGAAACGCTGCCTTTCGCCCGCCGTGGCGGAGCTTTCGTCGCTGGCCGGAACGGTGTCGAGTTTCGCGGTCTCGGCGAAACGCATGCTGCTCAAGATGACCGGTCTGCGCGTCAGTGAGTCGAGCGTCGAACGCGTCACCGAAGATGCCGGCGCCCGGGTCGGCAAACTGCTGGAGGACCGAATCAAGTTCGGCGCGGACCGCGAGTGGAAGTGGCAACGCGATGCGTTGGGCCGCACCTGCGCTTACGCCAGTTTGGATGCGAAGTGCGTTCGCCGGCAAGGCCCCAAGGCGAGTCGCGTGGAGGGACGCATGGCGTACGTCGCGTCGATTTACAATCCCGACAGCGAGTATGATGAGACACAGAAGAAGCCGCATCAATCGCGTTATTTGTCGGGTTTTTACGAGCTAAACGAACTCGGCCTGCAGCTTCGTCGCCAGGCCGGACAGGTCGGCTGGGACAAGGCCGAGGTGCAAATCGCCCTCTCGGACGGCGGCAACGGCATGGAGCAATTCCTTCGCCGCAACTTTCCGCTGGCCACGATCATCATCGACTTCTGGCACGTGAAAGAGTACCTGGTGGAACTGGCGAAGGCGCTCTTCGCCGACGAGCATGAACGCCAGAGCTGGATGGATCGTCACGCTCCCATGCTCAAGCATGAAGGCGGCCCAGCCGTGCTGGCCCAGCTGAAAGAGATTGACCCCGGACCGATCGCGGCGACGCGTGAACTGTATCGCGTCACGGTTCAATATTTTGAAAATCATCAGCACAAGATGGACTACCCGAGCTACGTGAAGAACGGCTGGCAGATCGGTTCCGGTCCGATCGAGTCGGCCTGTCGGACTGTAGTGGGCGACCGCCTCAACGGCAGCGGCATGCGTTGGGGCAACGACGGCGCGGACGCCCTCTGCCACCTCCGCGCCCTGTTCCTCAGCGAACCGGACCAATGGGACGCCTTTTGGGAGAAGCACCGAAACTAA
- a CDS encoding methanogen output domain 1-containing protein, with protein MTNKSTELLPVIADLPLPLERDLFLRTLLRELSGTLQEVVGIEEASGFISVVGQRIGDQINQEYKQGLQVDGLNRQQVAEVLVDLKRRIQGDFFVIEQTEEKIVLGNRACPFGEKVIGRPSLCMMTSNVFGVIASENLEYAKVVIEEAIANGDSGCRIVVHLKPTEAALAADGREYFKG; from the coding sequence ATGACGAACAAATCGACAGAGCTTCTCCCGGTGATCGCCGATCTGCCGCTTCCCCTGGAGCGCGATCTGTTTTTGCGCACCTTGCTGCGAGAGCTCTCGGGCACCCTGCAGGAGGTGGTGGGAATTGAAGAAGCTTCAGGATTTATCAGTGTCGTCGGCCAGCGGATCGGCGACCAGATCAACCAGGAGTACAAACAGGGGCTGCAGGTCGACGGCCTCAATCGCCAGCAAGTGGCCGAGGTGCTGGTCGATCTTAAACGCCGTATCCAGGGCGACTTTTTTGTCATCGAACAGACCGAAGAAAAGATCGTGCTGGGCAATCGGGCCTGTCCCTTTGGGGAAAAAGTCATTGGGCGTCCTTCCCTCTGCATGATGACTTCCAACGTTTTCGGCGTGATCGCCTCGGAGAATCTGGAATACGCCAAGGTTGTGATTGAAGAAGCGATCGCCAACGGAGATTCCGGTTGCCGAATTGTCGTCCATCTGAAGCCGACGGAAGCAGCGTTGGCGGCGGACGGGCGAGAGTATTTCAAAGGCTAA
- a CDS encoding response regulator, which yields MEDCTHPATPSIQATHGQETLLLVEDEKPVRKIVKTMLQREGYKVLEAAAGEEAIELAQSFPGKIQILLTDVVMPGMRNAEKKLRYFSRQEPRNLSSPSRLIP from the coding sequence ATGGAGGACTGTACCCATCCTGCTACACCCAGCATTCAAGCCACTCACGGCCAGGAAACCTTGCTGCTGGTCGAAGATGAAAAGCCCGTGCGTAAGATTGTTAAAACAATGCTGCAACGCGAGGGTTATAAAGTGCTCGAAGCTGCTGCAGGCGAAGAGGCGATTGAATTGGCGCAATCATTTCCTGGGAAGATCCAGATTCTGTTAACCGACGTGGTAATGCCTGGAATGAGGAACGCGGAAAAAAAACTTCGGTATTTTTCTCGACAGGAACCACGAAACCTGAGCAGCCCAAGCCGGCTGATCCCGTGA
- a CDS encoding PAS domain-containing hybrid sensor histidine kinase/response regulator, with protein sequence MTPEQFVSVANLFAEAALLTTSEGIIRAGNRRFLGLGFSTTSIVGKPLSLLAVNPADEVQAYLRTCARNREPMLGALELKTNSGETIVCRCDGARVDQDPQSGEKQLLIRFARREISTTRFSMVNRKIDELTEEIRRRRQLQRELFSQQESWRTTLASIGDGVIVTDVDGLITFMNPVAEALTGWPQAEAVGQPLTTVFQIVNESHRRPVDNPALRALRDGTIVGLANHTILISRHGAERPIDDSAAPIREPDGRVVGAVLVFRDVSRSREAEQQQRRLAALVDSSDDAILGQSLGGRITDWNAGAERMYGMTAEEAIGQSMFSLLTPPEHQDALRHALDRVSQQSRGEHLETVRRHRDGRLVPVSVRLSPLRDAYGVVQGVSSIERDITDRKRMEGTLKFLAEASKSLASLVDLKSTLELIAQLAVPDFCDWCAVDMVDPDGRLQRLAAAHIDPAKADLPQDFYRRYPPRVDAPRGSTHTLRTGEAELVYEVTEQMLLEAAHNDEHLQILRTLNPRSFMCVPLEVQSRIFGTITFVAADSGRRYGDDDLAMAKDLAHRAAIAIENAQLYQELRQADKRKDEFLAMLAHELRNPLAPIRSGLDLLALEGDSNLETIELMQGQVEHVVRLVDDLLDVSRIMQGKVELRRETVDLASLVKRSVETVRPAMVAQQQQLTVTQASHPIWLHADPVRLVQVIENLLNNACKYTNSGGRIELLVVADDHQAKVQVRDTGIGMDRDLLPRVFDLFTQSSRSLDRAQGGLGIGLTLVQKLVELHGGEVTADSAGPGLGSTFQVLLPVVSSQSPDAKKVVVGSSLHCRSILAVDDNIGAARLLTMLLQKLGDHTVEMAHDGPTALAKATQSRPEIVLLDIGLPGMNGYEVARSLRAQPDFDTVLLVALTGYGQKEDMAKSQQAGFDLHLVKPPSIDQIREVLAHPKLARPE encoded by the coding sequence ATGACGCCCGAACAATTTGTTTCCGTCGCGAATCTCTTCGCGGAAGCCGCCTTGCTGACCACCAGCGAGGGAATTATCAGGGCAGGCAATCGGCGCTTTCTGGGTCTAGGCTTTTCGACTACCTCGATTGTAGGGAAACCACTTAGTCTGTTGGCCGTCAACCCGGCCGACGAAGTCCAGGCGTACCTGCGCACCTGCGCCCGCAATCGCGAGCCGATGCTGGGGGCGCTAGAGCTCAAAACGAACTCGGGGGAGACGATCGTTTGTCGCTGTGATGGTGCCCGTGTCGATCAGGACCCGCAATCAGGCGAAAAGCAGCTGCTGATCAGATTTGCCCGGCGGGAAATTTCGACCACCCGTTTTTCGATGGTGAATCGGAAGATCGACGAGCTGACCGAAGAGATCCGCCGCCGCCGCCAGTTGCAGCGCGAGCTTTTCTCGCAGCAGGAGTCCTGGCGAACCACGCTGGCCAGCATTGGCGACGGGGTGATCGTGACCGATGTCGACGGATTGATCACCTTTATGAATCCGGTCGCCGAAGCGCTTACCGGCTGGCCGCAAGCGGAAGCGGTTGGCCAGCCGCTGACGACCGTCTTTCAGATTGTGAATGAATCCCATCGCCGGCCGGTCGACAACCCAGCCCTGCGAGCGCTCCGCGACGGAACGATTGTGGGACTGGCGAATCATACGATCCTGATCAGCCGCCACGGGGCGGAGCGACCGATCGACGATTCAGCGGCCCCGATTCGCGAACCCGACGGGCGCGTGGTCGGGGCGGTGCTGGTGTTTCGCGATGTTTCCCGCAGTCGCGAAGCCGAACAACAGCAAAGGCGCCTGGCCGCGCTGGTCGATTCGTCGGATGACGCCATTCTGGGGCAGTCGCTGGGCGGGCGGATTACCGACTGGAACGCCGGCGCCGAGCGTATGTATGGAATGACGGCCGAAGAAGCGATCGGCCAGTCGATGTTTTCCCTGCTGACGCCGCCGGAACACCAGGATGCGCTGCGCCACGCCTTGGATCGCGTGAGCCAGCAAAGTCGCGGCGAGCACCTGGAAACCGTACGGCGGCATCGGGATGGACGCCTGGTGCCGGTTTCGGTGCGACTATCTCCTTTGCGCGACGCCTATGGCGTGGTGCAGGGCGTCTCCTCGATTGAACGGGACATCACCGATCGCAAGCGGATGGAAGGGACGCTGAAGTTCCTGGCCGAGGCCAGCAAGTCGCTGGCTTCGCTGGTCGATCTGAAGAGCACGCTGGAACTGATCGCACAACTGGCGGTGCCCGATTTTTGCGACTGGTGCGCGGTGGACATGGTCGATCCCGACGGCCGCCTGCAGCGGCTGGCGGCGGCCCATATCGATCCCGCCAAGGCCGATCTGCCGCAGGACTTTTATCGCCGGTATCCGCCCCGCGTCGATGCGCCCCGCGGCTCGACCCATACGCTGCGCACCGGAGAAGCAGAGCTGGTATACGAGGTGACCGAGCAGATGCTGCTGGAAGCGGCCCACAACGACGAGCATCTGCAGATTCTGCGCACACTGAACCCGCGCTCCTTTATGTGCGTGCCGCTGGAGGTGCAGAGCCGCATTTTCGGAACGATCACCTTCGTCGCCGCCGATTCAGGCCGGCGTTACGGCGACGACGACCTCGCCATGGCGAAAGACCTGGCCCACCGCGCCGCGATCGCCATTGAGAACGCTCAACTGTACCAGGAGCTTCGCCAGGCCGATAAACGGAAGGACGAATTCCTGGCGATGCTGGCGCACGAACTGCGCAATCCGCTGGCCCCCATTCGCAGCGGCCTGGACCTGCTCGCCCTGGAAGGGGACAGCAACCTGGAAACGATCGAACTGATGCAAGGCCAGGTAGAGCATGTCGTCCGCCTGGTGGATGATCTGCTCGATGTCTCCCGGATCATGCAGGGGAAGGTCGAGCTCCGCCGGGAAACGGTCGACCTGGCCTCCCTTGTCAAACGCTCCGTGGAGACAGTGCGGCCCGCGATGGTCGCCCAGCAGCAACAGCTGACCGTGACCCAGGCGAGCCACCCGATCTGGCTGCACGCCGACCCCGTGCGGCTGGTGCAGGTAATCGAAAACCTGCTTAACAACGCCTGCAAGTACACCAACTCCGGCGGCCGTATTGAACTGCTGGTTGTAGCCGACGACCACCAGGCAAAGGTCCAGGTCCGCGATACGGGCATCGGCATGGATCGCGACCTGCTGCCCCGCGTGTTTGATCTGTTCACCCAGTCCAGCCGCTCGCTCGACCGCGCCCAGGGCGGCCTGGGGATTGGTCTTACGCTGGTGCAAAAACTGGTCGAACTGCACGGCGGCGAGGTGACGGCGGATAGCGCCGGCCCCGGGCTCGGCAGTACGTTCCAGGTGCTGTTGCCGGTCGTGTCGTCGCAATCGCCTGACGCCAAAAAGGTCGTGGTAGGCTCCTCGCTCCACTGTCGCAGTATTCTGGCCGTCGACGACAACATTGGCGCCGCGCGGCTGTTGACCATGCTGCTGCAGAAGCTAGGCGACCACACGGTGGAAATGGCCCACGACGGACCAACCGCCCTGGCCAAAGCCACCCAATCCCGCCCGGAGATTGTGCTGCTGGACATCGGCCTGCCCGGCATGAACGGCTACGAAGTGGCCCGCAGCCTGCGGGCCCAGCCCGACTTCGACACGGTGCTGCTGGTCGCCCTGACCGGCTACGGCCAGAAAGAAGACATGGCCAAATCCCAGCAGGCCGGCTTCGACCTGCACCTGGTCAAACCGCCCTCGATCGACCAGATCCGCGAAGTCCTGGCCCACCCCAAACTGGCCCGCCCTGAGTGA
- a CDS encoding thioredoxin domain-containing protein has translation MNISPDAPTKRRSNAAEPLRGSTFDRRLLWKIAIGFLWVSASCGGLAVLAMYANSPGPSSAGPRQWPSDSSLQLNEQGSTLILFAHPRCPCTRATLGELEKIVARFQDSVTPWVVFYKPAGSDDRWDQTDLRATAAAIPGVHVVSDPGGIETRRFGANTSGETLLYNNQGELLFNGGITRARGHAGDNDGRSAIESSLSGVAPSCSQTPAFGCPIAHSLPPAGEVQ, from the coding sequence ATGAATATATCACCCGACGCACCGACGAAGAGACGCAGCAACGCGGCGGAGCCTTTGCGCGGATCCACGTTTGATCGGCGACTGCTGTGGAAGATCGCCATCGGTTTCTTGTGGGTCAGCGCCTCGTGTGGCGGGTTGGCAGTGCTTGCCATGTACGCCAATTCGCCGGGGCCGTCGTCAGCGGGCCCTCGGCAGTGGCCGAGCGATAGCAGCCTGCAGCTCAACGAACAGGGATCCACCTTGATCCTGTTTGCCCATCCCCGTTGCCCCTGCACCCGGGCCACTCTGGGCGAGCTGGAAAAGATCGTGGCGCGTTTTCAGGACTCTGTTACGCCGTGGGTTGTGTTCTACAAGCCGGCCGGATCGGATGACCGTTGGGACCAGACCGATCTGCGGGCAACGGCCGCCGCCATCCCCGGCGTCCATGTCGTGAGCGACCCGGGGGGAATCGAAACGCGGCGTTTTGGCGCAAACACCTCTGGCGAAACTCTCCTCTATAACAATCAGGGAGAGCTGTTGTTCAACGGCGGCATCACGCGGGCGCGCGGACATGCCGGAGACAATGACGGCAGGTCGGCAATCGAGTCTTCCTTAAGCGGCGTCGCGCCTTCCTGCAGCCAGACCCCGGCATTTGGCTGTCCGATCGCCCATTCACTCCCGCCAGCAGGGGAAGTCCAGTGA
- a CDS encoding transposase, which produces MREDAHCQERAIVLDTLGDIQPGELWIADRNLCTSVVLHQIDVSRAAFIIRKHAQNVRYHVLDDERQIGETSTGVVFEQAIEIEDDFDNTLIGRRIRIALDEPTANGDTEMVLFSNLPGSVTALEISEAYRKRWDIETTFNHMDRMFAGEIKAIGSPRAALLVFSLAAIAFNTMSVVMAALRVEHGAQKVDEEVSIYHIGVNVQSDWNASALVGDAAAWEQRFATLSAQAKLAKAMSP; this is translated from the coding sequence CTGCGAGAGGACGCCCATTGCCAGGAGCGGGCGATCGTGCTGGACACGCTGGGCGACATCCAGCCAGGCGAGTTGTGGATCGCTGATAGAAACCTTTGCACCAGTGTGGTCCTGCATCAAATCGACGTCTCCCGCGCGGCGTTCATCATTCGTAAACATGCTCAAAATGTTCGCTATCATGTTCTTGACGACGAACGTCAGATCGGCGAAACATCCACAGGCGTGGTGTTTGAACAAGCGATCGAGATCGAAGATGATTTCGACAACACCCTCATCGGCCGCCGCATCCGAATTGCGCTCGATGAACCGACAGCCAACGGCGACACCGAAATGGTGTTGTTTTCGAATCTTCCTGGTTCGGTGACGGCGCTGGAGATTTCCGAGGCGTATCGCAAACGTTGGGACATTGAGACGACCTTCAATCACATGGATCGCATGTTCGCCGGCGAGATCAAAGCGATCGGCTCTCCTCGCGCGGCGTTACTGGTGTTCAGTCTGGCTGCGATCGCCTTTAATACCATGAGTGTTGTCATGGCCGCGCTGCGCGTCGAACATGGAGCGCAGAAAGTGGACGAAGAAGTGTCGATCTATCACATTGGCGTAAATGTGCAAAGCGATTGGAACGCCTCGGCCCTGGTCGGAGACGCCGCGGCGTGGGAGCAGCGTTTCGCCACGCTGAGCGCCCAGGCGAAATTAGCCAAAGCCATGTCACCTTGA
- a CDS encoding hybrid sensor histidine kinase/response regulator, with product MAGHESDLSIPVGGRADALFREHQQRIFVQTDRMFAVLLLFQWVAGIAAAIWISPVTWDLDQGHTHPHIWAAVFLTAIISSLPIALAVFYPGRTITRHTIAVAQMLMSGLLIHLAGGRIETHFHIFGSLAFLAFYRDWRVLITATVVVAADHYLRGVYWPQSVFGVLTGGWRWLEHVGWVVFEDVILIHSCIQGARELREIAVRTAQLEATNAAIEKTVVERTAKLSASEADLQQAKELAEAANRAKSEFLANMSHEIRTPMNGIIGMTELALDTKLTDRQRDYLETVNSSADSLLSLLNDILDFSKIEAGKLTLCETPFHLGDLLDDTIRTLGYRAQDKGLELVCQILPDVPTEVVGDSARLRQIVINLVGNAIKFTHHGDVVLRAAVQSQAADHVCLHFTVTDTGIGIPVEKQQLIFQAFEQAELSTTRNFGGTGLGLAIVSKLVAVMQGEAWVESQPGVGSTFHFTTTFRLQHGPRRPSASLPELCHGMRALVVDDNATNRQILDEVLQNWKLQPTVVDSGPAALTALEGACDQGTPFELVLLDFQMPGMDGFDVAEQIRDNPRLAASRVVMLSSSDPGEDDRCQELQISAYLSKPIRQSDLFNCLVKTLGGPAENKPPHRETAPADNAGTISGRPLLILLAEDNLVNQRVAVGLLEKRGHTLVVANNGKEATQAVATQRFDLVLMDVQMPEMDGIEATRVIRRNQAVRGEYTPIVAMTAHAMQGDRERCLEAGMDDYLSKPIQIQELLSTIERLTAASSRPRAEEPVPSLEAATTREPSAAPGPQAPASALDSIDMQTLLRRVENDWDLLHELIELFLESSPLLLAEIEAGAAQQDHRTVERAAHALKGAMQSISAVPAARAAAKLESIARGGTAGDAEQSLSLLKEEFDRLVLTLSETSLRDLS from the coding sequence ATGGCAGGTCATGAATCCGATCTGAGCATTCCCGTGGGTGGACGGGCCGACGCGTTATTCCGCGAGCACCAGCAGCGGATCTTCGTACAAACGGATCGTATGTTCGCCGTTCTCCTGCTATTCCAGTGGGTGGCTGGCATTGCCGCGGCTATTTGGATTTCACCAGTGACCTGGGACCTTGACCAGGGCCATACGCATCCGCATATCTGGGCGGCGGTCTTCCTGACCGCAATCATCAGCAGTCTGCCGATCGCACTGGCGGTCTTTTACCCGGGTCGAACGATAACGCGCCACACGATCGCCGTGGCGCAGATGCTGATGTCGGGGCTGTTGATCCATCTGGCGGGCGGCCGGATTGAAACGCATTTTCACATTTTTGGCTCGCTGGCGTTTTTAGCGTTCTACCGCGATTGGCGCGTCCTGATCACCGCGACGGTCGTTGTCGCCGCGGACCACTATTTGCGGGGTGTGTACTGGCCGCAGTCGGTGTTCGGAGTGCTGACCGGTGGATGGCGTTGGCTCGAACATGTGGGCTGGGTTGTCTTTGAAGACGTCATTCTGATCCACTCCTGCATTCAAGGCGCCAGGGAGTTGCGCGAGATCGCCGTCCGGACCGCTCAATTGGAAGCGACGAACGCGGCAATTGAGAAAACGGTTGTCGAACGGACCGCGAAACTCTCCGCCAGTGAAGCGGATCTGCAGCAGGCAAAGGAACTCGCCGAGGCGGCCAACCGGGCCAAGAGCGAGTTTCTGGCCAACATGAGCCACGAGATTCGCACTCCGATGAATGGCATCATTGGCATGACCGAGCTCGCGCTCGATACGAAATTGACCGACCGGCAACGCGACTACCTGGAGACCGTCAACTCCTCGGCCGATTCGCTGCTGTCGCTGCTGAACGACATCCTGGATTTTTCCAAAATTGAGGCCGGAAAACTAACGCTGTGCGAGACGCCTTTCCATTTGGGAGATCTGCTGGACGACACCATCAGGACGCTGGGCTATCGCGCGCAGGACAAGGGTCTGGAACTGGTGTGCCAGATTCTGCCTGACGTTCCGACCGAGGTCGTCGGCGATTCGGCGCGGCTGCGGCAGATTGTGATCAACCTGGTTGGCAACGCGATCAAATTCACCCACCACGGCGACGTCGTTCTGCGTGCGGCGGTGCAGTCCCAGGCTGCCGATCATGTCTGCTTGCATTTTACGGTGACGGACACAGGCATTGGCATTCCGGTCGAAAAGCAGCAACTCATCTTCCAGGCGTTTGAACAAGCCGAACTTTCGACCACGCGAAACTTTGGAGGCACCGGGTTGGGGCTGGCCATTGTCTCGAAGCTGGTCGCGGTCATGCAGGGAGAAGCCTGGGTCGAAAGCCAGCCTGGCGTGGGGAGCACCTTTCACTTTACAACGACCTTCCGTCTGCAGCACGGGCCGCGGCGTCCCTCGGCCAGCTTGCCGGAACTTTGCCACGGCATGCGCGCGCTCGTGGTCGACGACAACGCCACCAATCGCCAGATTCTCGACGAAGTGCTGCAGAACTGGAAACTGCAGCCAACGGTCGTCGATAGTGGGCCCGCGGCGCTGACGGCGCTCGAAGGGGCGTGCGACCAGGGGACGCCGTTTGAACTGGTGCTGCTGGACTTTCAAATGCCGGGCATGGACGGCTTTGATGTCGCTGAACAAATCAGGGATAACCCGCGGCTGGCGGCAAGCCGGGTAGTCATGCTGTCATCCTCCGACCCGGGCGAAGACGACCGTTGCCAGGAGCTGCAGATTTCGGCGTACCTGAGCAAGCCGATCCGCCAATCCGATCTGTTCAACTGTCTGGTGAAGACTCTGGGAGGACCTGCGGAGAACAAGCCGCCCCACCGCGAGACAGCGCCAGCGGATAACGCCGGTACGATCTCCGGCCGACCCCTGCTCATTCTGCTGGCGGAGGATAACCTGGTGAATCAGCGCGTGGCGGTCGGGCTCCTGGAGAAGCGGGGCCATACCCTGGTCGTCGCCAATAACGGCAAAGAGGCGACCCAGGCCGTCGCGACCCAGCGATTCGATCTGGTGCTGATGGACGTGCAGATGCCGGAAATGGACGGCATCGAAGCCACCCGAGTGATTCGCCGGAACCAGGCGGTCCGCGGAGAATACACGCCGATCGTCGCGATGACCGCGCATGCCATGCAGGGCGACCGCGAGCGCTGCCTGGAAGCCGGAATGGACGACTACCTTTCCAAGCCCATTCAAATTCAGGAGCTGCTTTCGACGATTGAGCGACTGACGGCCGCCAGCTCCCGCCCGCGGGCGGAGGAGCCGGTTCCCTCGCTTGAAGCTGCGACCACCAGGGAACCGTCGGCTGCTCCTGGTCCCCAGGCTCCGGCGTCCGCCTTGGATTCCATCGATATGCAAACGCTCTTGAGGCGGGTGGAGAATGACTGGGATCTGTTGCACGAGCTGATCGAGCTGTTTCTGGAAAGCTCGCCTCTGCTGTTGGCCGAAATTGAGGCCGGCGCCGCCCAGCAGGACCACCGAACCGTCGAACGCGCGGCCCATGCGCTCAAAGGGGCCATGCAGAGCATCAGCGCCGTGCCTGCGGCGCGGGCCGCCGCCAAACTGGAGTCAATCGCACGCGGGGGAACCGCCGGTGACGCCGAGCAATCGCTGTCCCTGCTGAAAGAGGAATTCGATCGCCTGGTCTTGACCTTGTCAGAAACGTCCTTGCGAGATCTATCATGA
- a CDS encoding class I SAM-dependent methyltransferase, which yields MNSYNRPAWRLPSGVTRGLWDYVHRDHIADDYDGYFAYNRLFEFDEQILKDHFVKPGAWVADLGCGTGRALVPLARLGLQGLAIDLSEPMLRIVQEKAELENLPITCLRCNLVEMDALVDGGVDYAMCMFSTLGMVRGGANRQTVMNNVFRILKPGGLFILHVHNRYYNLYDPGGPRWLLQNFYQSLVDPEVERGDKWFQYRGVPNMYLHVFTRRELTRLITGAGLRIQQMVLLDHSRMRALRRPWMFGQLRANGYIVICQRPLET from the coding sequence ATGAACAGCTACAATCGGCCCGCCTGGCGGCTTCCTTCAGGGGTGACGCGCGGCCTGTGGGACTATGTCCACCGCGACCACATCGCCGACGACTACGACGGCTACTTTGCCTACAATCGCCTGTTCGAGTTCGACGAGCAGATCCTGAAGGACCACTTCGTCAAACCTGGCGCCTGGGTGGCCGACCTGGGCTGCGGCACCGGCCGAGCGCTGGTTCCCCTGGCCCGCCTGGGGCTGCAGGGACTGGCGATCGACCTGTCGGAACCAATGCTGCGGATCGTTCAGGAAAAGGCCGAGCTGGAGAATCTGCCGATCACCTGCCTGCGCTGCAATCTGGTGGAAATGGACGCCCTGGTCGACGGCGGCGTCGACTACGCCATGTGCATGTTCAGCACGCTCGGCATGGTCCGCGGCGGGGCGAACCGGCAAACCGTGATGAACAACGTGTTCCGCATCCTCAAGCCGGGCGGCCTGTTCATTCTCCACGTGCACAACCGCTACTACAATTTGTACGACCCCGGCGGGCCGCGCTGGCTGCTGCAGAACTTCTATCAATCGCTGGTCGACCCGGAGGTGGAACGGGGCGATAAATGGTTCCAGTACCGGGGCGTGCCGAACATGTATCTGCACGTTTTCACCCGGCGGGAACTGACCCGCCTGATCACCGGCGCCGGACTGCGGATCCAGCAGATGGTGCTGCTCGACCACAGCCGGATGCGGGCCCTGCGACGCCCCTGGATGTTCGGCCAGTTGCGGGCGAACGGGTATATCGTCATCTGCCAGCGTCCACTGGAAACGTAG